From Streptomyces sp. TLI_235, a single genomic window includes:
- a CDS encoding sugar phosphate permease, with product MTGNPRRRWLMLAIGAGGQTAMTTALYGLPSLLPAFQREFGLSLAGAGALVSGPILGILLAMVGWGTVADRRGERFALAAGLLPAAAVLAAAAAVHSVAALAVLLVLAGACGASVNTASGRLVIGWFPPHRRGIAMGVRQASQPLGVGLAAAVLPPLAEHAGLPAALGCCAVLCALAGGAVLLLAADPPRPAGTVPTRWPGPYRGGRLWRLHGAAALLCVPQFVVAGFALVYLTAGRGWPAATAGTVLAAANLGGAGVRLLAGWWSDRVGSRIRPMRLLALAAAADLLLLAVGALAAPPLAVAALLLATGLTVSTNGLHNTAVAEHAGPDWAGRALGVHGLGQHAAIVLVPPLTGALITAHGFAPAFGLAAAFPLAAAAALPGEPPPHPEPAPTSAPAPERTRHGAA from the coding sequence ATGACCGGGAACCCACGCCGCCGATGGCTGATGCTCGCGATCGGGGCGGGCGGCCAGACCGCCATGACCACGGCCCTCTACGGCCTGCCGTCCCTCCTACCCGCCTTCCAGCGCGAGTTCGGCCTCTCCCTCGCCGGGGCCGGCGCGCTCGTCTCCGGTCCGATCCTCGGCATCCTGCTCGCCATGGTCGGCTGGGGCACCGTCGCCGACCGCCGCGGCGAACGGTTCGCCCTCGCCGCCGGACTGCTCCCGGCGGCCGCCGTCCTCGCGGCCGCCGCCGCCGTCCACAGCGTCGCCGCCCTCGCCGTGCTCCTCGTCCTCGCGGGGGCGTGCGGGGCCTCGGTGAACACCGCCTCCGGCCGACTGGTCATCGGCTGGTTCCCGCCGCACCGGCGCGGCATCGCCATGGGCGTCCGGCAGGCCTCCCAGCCGCTCGGCGTCGGACTCGCCGCAGCCGTCCTCCCACCGCTCGCCGAACACGCCGGCCTGCCCGCCGCACTCGGCTGCTGCGCCGTGCTCTGCGCACTGGCCGGCGGCGCCGTCCTGCTGCTGGCCGCCGACCCGCCCCGGCCTGCCGGCACCGTCCCGACCCGCTGGCCCGGCCCCTACCGCGGCGGCCGGCTATGGCGGCTGCACGGCGCGGCCGCCCTGCTGTGCGTCCCGCAGTTCGTGGTGGCCGGATTCGCGCTGGTCTACCTGACGGCCGGACGCGGCTGGCCGGCCGCGACGGCCGGCACCGTCCTCGCGGCCGCCAACCTGGGCGGCGCCGGGGTGCGGCTGCTGGCCGGCTGGTGGTCGGACCGGGTCGGCAGCAGGATCCGCCCGATGCGGCTGCTCGCGCTCGCCGCCGCCGCGGACCTCCTGCTGCTCGCCGTCGGCGCCCTGGCGGCACCGCCGCTCGCGGTCGCCGCGCTGCTCCTGGCCACCGGTCTGACCGTCTCGACCAACGGGCTGCACAACACCGCCGTCGCCGAGCACGCCGGTCCGGACTGGGCGGGCCGGGCCCTCGGTGTGCACGGCCTCGGCCAGCACGCCGCGATCGTCCTGGTACCGCCGCTCACCGGCGCCCTGATCACCGCCCACGGCTTCGCCCCCGCCTTCGGCCTGGCCGCCGCCTTCCCGCTCGCCGCGGCCGCCGCCCTCCCCGGCGAACCGCCGCCGCACCCCGAACCCGCCCCGACCTCCGCCCCCGCCCCGGAACGGACGCGCCACGGCGCCGCCTGA